The Faecalibacterium sp. I3-3-33 DNA window GCTGAGGAAGCCGTTGCTATCCTGAAAGAGCGCGGTGTTCTGGGCGCGGAAAAGGCTGACTACAAGGACGGCCGCCGCCACATCCGCTTCAAGGAGCTTTCCGCAGAGGAAAAAGCAGCACTGGTCAAGGAGCAGCCCGCCTACGGCCGGGTGATCTGCCGCTGCGAGACTATTACCGAGGGCGAGATTCTGGCAGCTCTTCACAGCGAGGTGCCCGCCAACACCATCGACGGCGTAAAGCGCCGCGCCGGTGCAGGCATGGGCCGCTGTCAGGGCGGCTTCTGCGGCCCCCGTGTGCTGGAGCTGATCAGCCGTGAACTGGGCATAGACCCCTTGGACATTCTGCAGGACAAGAACGGCTCGAACGTTCTTGTCAGCGAAACGAAGGTAGGAGGAAAGAGCAATGGTTGATCTGGTCATTATCGGCGGCGGCCCTGCGGGCCTTGCTGCTGCCTGCAAGGCATGGGAAAGCGGTCTGCGCGACATCCTCATTCTGGAGCGCGATAAAGAGCTGGGCGGCATTCTGAACCAGTGCATCCACAACGGCTTTGGTCTGCACCGCTTTGGCGAGCAGCTCACCGGCCCGGAGTACGCCGGACGCTTTATCGAGATGCTCAAGAACACCGGCGTGAAGGTGCAGCTGGACACCATGGTGCTGGAAGTGACCCCGGATAAAAAGGTGCACTGTGTTTCCAAGGAGTACGGCTACCAGATCATCGAGGCCAAGAGCATCGTTCTGGGCATGGGCTGCCGCGAGCGCACCCGCGGTGCCATCGGCACCCCGGGCACCCGCCCTGCCGGCGTGTACACCGCCGGTGCAGCACAGCGCTATGTGAACATGGAAGGCTATCTGGTCGGCAAGCGGGTGCTGATCCTCGGCAGCGGCGATATCGGCCTGATCATGGCACGCCGCATGACCCTTGAGGGCGCAAAGGTGCTGGCCTGCGTAGAGGTGATGCCCTACTCCGGCGGCCTGACCCGCAACATCGTACAGTGCCTGAACGACTTTGACATCCCCCTGTATCTCTCCCACACCATCGTGGATATTCAGGGCAAGAACCGCGTAGAAAAGGCCATCGTGGCCGAGATCGGCCCCGACCGCAAGCCCATCCCCGGCACTGAGATGGAGTTCGATGTGGACACCATTCTGCTGAGCGTGGGCCTGATCCCCGAAAACGAGCTGACCAAGCAGGCCGGAATCGAGATGGACCCCCGCACCAAGGGTGCTATCGTGTACGAGAACATGGAGACCAGCATTCCCGGCGTGTTTGCCTGCGGCAACGTGGTGCAGGTGCACGATCTGGTGGACTTTGTTTCCGGCGAGAGCGAGCTGGCCGGTGCGGCCGCTGCCAACTATATCCAGAACGGCCCCGTGGCCGAGGGGCGTGTGCTGACCGTGAAGCCCGGCGCAGACCTTGGCTACACCCTGCCGCAGCGCATCCGTCTGGAAGGCGTGGAAAAGAGCACCAACGTGTCCTTCCGCGTCCGCCGCATCTGCGGCAAGAGCACCATCCTTGTCAAGAGCGGTGACACGGTGATCGCACGCTTCAAGCGCGACCGCCTTGCCCCCGGCGAGATGGAGCACATTGCCCTGCCCAGAGTGCTGCTGGACAGAGCCCCCGTGGACGAAGTGACCATTGAGATCGAGGAGGCATGAGCGATATGAAAGAAGTAATTTGCACCTGCTGCCCTCAGGGCTGCCATCTGCAGGTGGATGAAGCCAACGACTACAAGGTGACCGGCAACGGCTGCCCCAACGGCATCGCCTACGGCAAGGAAGAGCTGACCCACCCCACCCGCATCATTACCAGCACCGTGCGCGCCGAGGGCTGCCTGCACTCCCGCTGCCCGGTCAAGACCTCCAAGCCCGTGCCCAAGGGACAGATGG harbors:
- a CDS encoding NAD(P)/FAD-dependent oxidoreductase, whose protein sequence is MVDLVIIGGGPAGLAAACKAWESGLRDILILERDKELGGILNQCIHNGFGLHRFGEQLTGPEYAGRFIEMLKNTGVKVQLDTMVLEVTPDKKVHCVSKEYGYQIIEAKSIVLGMGCRERTRGAIGTPGTRPAGVYTAGAAQRYVNMEGYLVGKRVLILGSGDIGLIMARRMTLEGAKVLACVEVMPYSGGLTRNIVQCLNDFDIPLYLSHTIVDIQGKNRVEKAIVAEIGPDRKPIPGTEMEFDVDTILLSVGLIPENELTKQAGIEMDPRTKGAIVYENMETSIPGVFACGNVVQVHDLVDFVSGESELAGAAAANYIQNGPVAEGRVLTVKPGADLGYTLPQRIRLEGVEKSTNVSFRVRRICGKSTILVKSGDTVIARFKRDRLAPGEMEHIALPRVLLDRAPVDEVTIEIEEA
- a CDS encoding DUF1667 domain-containing protein encodes the protein MKEVICTCCPQGCHLQVDEANDYKVTGNGCPNGIAYGKEELTHPTRIITSTVRAEGCLHSRCPVKTSKPVPKGQMAEVVAALDSVVLHAPIHVGDVVLTDVCGTGADIVTCRDMA